A window of Lotus japonicus ecotype B-129 unplaced genomic scaffold, LjGifu_v1.2 AP027025.1 contains these coding sequences:
- the LOC130727279 gene encoding uncharacterized protein LOC130727279: MASQSFSSTQRRNGIADGRLCTCGLTPALKTSWSSSNYGRRYFQCPLKACGYYDWLDPPVHGQVVEAPMTAAVTPGQVVQGPMTAAVTPGQVDDCFEGLKRAEALISDYKRREQMYFIVVVVSLVVAVLLILFK; encoded by the exons ATGGCATCTCAATCATTCTCTTCGACACAAAGAAGAAATGGGATTGCTGATGGAAGGCTCTGTACTTGCGGCCTTACCCCAGCCCTAAAGACTTCATGGTCCAGTAGTAATTATGGACGAAGATATTTTCAATGTCCTTTGAAG GCTTGTGGGTATTATGATTGGCTTGATCCCCCTGTGCATGGGCAAGTTGTTGAAGCCCCCATGACTGCTGCTGTGACTCCTGGTCAAGTTGTTCAAGGCCCCATGACTGCTGCTGTGACTCCTGGTCAAGTTGATGATTGCTTTGAAGGATTAAAGAGGGCAGAAGCTTTGATCTCTGACTACAAGAGAAGGGAACAAATGTAtttcattgttgttgttgtctctTTGGTAGTTGCTGTGCTACTTATTTTGTTTAAGTGA